The following coding sequences are from one Dermacentor silvarum isolate Dsil-2018 chromosome 4, BIME_Dsil_1.4, whole genome shotgun sequence window:
- the LOC119450396 gene encoding bifunctional arginine demethylase and lysyl-hydroxylase JMJD6-A isoform X1, whose translation MSSHYLQFQKVAVDRVERVKAKLGIKDRKHHSSQASAASSHHDRSQLLATLKTGKSTPTDTIERLHAKDLPLDTFLRKNDKLCRPVVIQGLLDEWKALERWSLYNLVSKHSDDEFLVGRDQNQNSVTVKMKYFAYYLKEYRDPSPFQIADDLSSGGKKRLREDYEVPSYFKDDIFKYARESDLPPTRTFNLGPSLAGDRIQTNPLHCNLWSALVHGSRRWCLFPHHVPQDLLCNDHRAARKDRRLETAVAWFERIYPKTQSSRWPRYFKPLEILQAAGEVVFVPAGWWYVVINLEVCVVISHHHCSASKLAQAWPKLTRANKKLERAWFEALRRRRPELAVLVPRKQKRRRSRDSCSDTKTADSSATSCSSDVDKDGSDEVASDNS comes from the exons ATGTCGTCGCACTACCTGCAGTTCCAGAAAGTGGCCGTCGACCGGGTCGAACGGGTCAAGGCCAAGCTGGGCATCAAGGACCGGAAGCACCACTCGTCGCAGGCTTCGGCCGCCTCGTCGCACCACGACAGGTCGCAGCTGCTGGCCACGCTCAAGACGGGCAAGTCGACGCCCACGGACACCATCGAGCGACTGCACGCCAAGGACCTGCCGCTGGACACGTTCCTGCGCAAGAACGACAAGCTGTGCCGGCCCGTGGTCATCCAGGGTCTGCTGGACGAGTGGAAGGCGCTCGAGCGCTGGTCCCTCTACAACCTCGTCTCCAAGCACAGCGACGACGAGTTCCTCGTGGGCCGCGACCAGAACCAGAACAGCGTGACGGTCAAGATGAAGTACTTCGCCTACTACCTCAAGGAGTACCGGGACCCGTCGCCCTTCCAGATCGCCGACGACCTGTCCTCCGGCGGCAAGAAGAGGCTGCGCGAAGACTACGAGGTGCCGTCGTACTTCAAGGACGACATCTTCAAGTACGCCAGGGAATCCGACCTGCCGCCGACGCGCACCTTCAACCTGGGGCCCTCGCTGGCCGGGGACAGGATTCAGACGAACCCGCTACACTGCAACCTGTGGAGCGCCCTGGTTCACGGCAGCCGCCGCTGGTGCCTCTTCCCGCACCACGTGCCACAGGACCTGCTCTGCAACGACCACAGAGCGGCGCGCAAGGACCGCCGGCTGGAGACTGCCGTCGCGTGGTTCGAGCGCATCTACCCGAAGACGCAGTCCTCGCGCTGGCCACGCTACTTCAAGCCCCTGGAAATTCTGCAGGCCGCCGGAGAGGTTGTCTTCGTTCCCGCCGGATGGTG gTACGTGGTGATCAACCTGGAGGTGTGTGTGGTGATATCGCACCACCACTGCAGCGCCAGCAAGCTGGCCCAGGCGTGGCCCAAGCTAACACGTGCCAACAAGAAGCTGGAGCGCGCCTGGTTCGAGGCTCTGCGCCGGCGACGCCCGGAGCTGGCCGTGCTGGTGCCGCGCAAGCAGAAGCGACGACGCTCGCGCGACAGCTGCTCGGACACAAAGACGGCCGACAGCAGCGCCACCTCGTGTTCGAGCGACGTCGACAAGGACGGCTCCGACGAAGTGGCCTCCGACAACTCCTGA